In a single window of the Deltaproteobacteria bacterium genome:
- a CDS encoding GerMN domain-containing protein, giving the protein MPKKQKTRRLEKRRSGRWLSIIIVSLLTVLIGLYLLAKFSEQRTAPIIKEKTIPPETKSVSLYFSNATGVKLGVEKRDIKKETTASEIKEVMEQLIKGPAEKFIRTIPEETKVLNVRLDKETAAIDFSADITTKHPGGSSAEIQTVYSIVNSIVFNFPEFKKVQILIDGKKAKTLAGHIDISLPLDGDKTK; this is encoded by the coding sequence ATGCCAAAAAAACAAAAAACCAGAAGATTAGAAAAAAGACGCTCTGGCAGATGGTTATCCATAATTATCGTATCTCTACTAACAGTCTTGATAGGATTATATCTTCTTGCAAAATTTAGTGAACAGAGAACTGCTCCTATCATTAAAGAAAAAACAATACCCCCTGAAACAAAATCTGTATCCCTTTATTTTTCTAATGCTACAGGTGTTAAACTGGGTGTAGAGAAAAGGGATATTAAAAAGGAGACAACTGCATCAGAGATAAAAGAGGTTATGGAACAACTCATAAAAGGACCTGCGGAAAAATTTATTAGAACAATACCGGAAGAAACAAAAGTTTTAAATGTAAGACTGGATAAAGAAACGGCAGCCATTGATTTTAGCGCTGATATTACCACAAAACATCCGGGAGGAAGTTCTGCTGAAATTCAAACTGTATATTCCATTGTCAACAGCATTGTGTTTAACTTCCCTGAATTTAAAAAGGTTCAAATCCTTATAGATGGTAAAAAGGCAAAGACACTTGCCGGCCATATTGACATAAGTCTTCCCCTTGACGGAGATAAAACAAAATAA